The window ACCTTGCGGTTGCACCCGTGTCTTTACGTGCTCCATCGCAATCTGTTCAACATGTGACAAGGCATTGACACCTGAAGCTCCCTCAATCTCAAGCACAGCCACTACACTCACATAGCCATTGCTACCGCCGGAGACTATGTCAATAGCGGATAAATGTCAACCAACAAGGGGGAGAGCGCTGCACCAGACAGGACAATTCACCTGTTACTGACAGGAAGCCCTATAGAATTCGCCCTCAAGGAGGATGTAATCCGCCTCACATCTATGCACAGCGAAAGATCGTCACTACGAAATCCATCCCTGAAACTCCTTCTTGGGCCTGAAGCTGGCCTAAGAATAGAGATTGATAGCGCAACCCCTTCATTTGTCTGTCATTGCGAGCGAACAACGGGAGCGTGGCAATCTCATCGTTGTACCCAGGGGCCACAGACCCCCAAAGACTGTGAGATTGCTTCGGTCCCCTTCGCTTCGCTCTGGGCTTCGGCTTACCCGCCTCCTTGTAATGACCGTTGAGGGAGACTTTCTCACCAATGACACGTCGCAATCTCTATTCTTGGGGCTGGAAAAGGCATTGCATGAGCCGAGATGAAGGGCGTCGAGCGTCTTGACCCCCGTTGTCCGGACGAGTTCCTCAGTATGCGTGAGGACCATCGGTGCAGGCATCACGATTCGTCTGCGGTGGGCTTTGAGTCCATCCCAGAGTATGAGCAGTTTCCGACGGAGCTGCCGCCGCAGATGCCCTATGAACTCAACGAGCTCATGAGCGGAATGGAGGCAACCACGGCTCGGACACTACGCCCTTCACAATCACCCTTGACTCATATGGACGAATAGTGCATACTTATATGCATGAGAACGACACTCAACATCGATGATGCCCTCTTACGTCGCGCAGCCGCACTCACCGGAGTTGACGAGAAAACCTCCCTAGTGCGCCTAGGGCTCGAAGCCTTGGTTGCGAAAGAAAGCGCCCGTCGCTTGGCGAACCTTGCGGGAACCGAAAAGCGACTTCTGCCTATTCCAAGGCGTCGGTCCACCAGACCCGCATGATTCTCGTGGACACTTCGGTTTGGATCGAGCAGCTCAGACGGGGGAGCGAACGTCTTCAGTCTTTGCTCTACGACGAGCAGGTCCTCTGCCATCCTTTCATTATCGGCGAGCTGGCCTGCGGGACGCTGCGGAATCGCCAGGAAATTCTCCGTCTATTGTCGGTTCTACCGAAGGCTCTCGTTGCGGATCATGAAGAGGTCGTACATCTTGTGGAAGGACGGCACCTCTACGGACGTGGCCTAGGCTGGGTGGATGTCCATCTCTTAGCTTCATCGATCCTCACGAGATGTACCCTCTGGACACTGGATAAGCAACTGAAACAAGTCGCAGCCGCCCTCAAGATCTCAATGTGACACGTAATGGTAACTACTCAGGTAGAGAGAGTGAAGGCTGTTAGGAACCGGACCAGAGACGATCGTGAGCAGCTTGATTCGTGCCTGGGGAGGTGATGGAGATCTACGGAGTCGCCAGGATGGGTGTCAGGGAAACCGGCAGAAAAAGCGGAGGTCCTTGGAGCTGTATTTGAGTATGATAACGCACGCCAGATCAGCTTCGGCGCCGTCATCTAGCTGGGCGTGATGGAACGGCCTTGGCGGGCGCGGCCTACGAGCTTTCTGAGCTCCTCCATCGACTCCTCGAGCCACCGTAACCGTTCGGCCGGGCTGAGCCCCAGGCCGAGTCTGGCCTGTCGGCGGCGGTGTTCTTCGAAGCTCCAGTCCAGTTTCTGTGGGCTCTTCGAAGGGCTGACTTGTCGTTCATCACTCATCGGAATCCTCCTCGCTTTCCTTCCCCTTGTCCGCGAGCGACTCCAGGGCGGCAATATCTTCGATGTCCCT is drawn from Candidatus Methylomirabilis tolerans and contains these coding sequences:
- a CDS encoding PIN domain-containing protein, which gives rise to MILVDTSVWIEQLRRGSERLQSLLYDEQVLCHPFIIGELACGTLRNRQEILRLLSVLPKALVADHEEVVHLVEGRHLYGRGLGWVDVHLLASSILTRCTLWTLDKQLKQVAAALKISM
- a CDS encoding type II toxin-antitoxin system VapB family antitoxin; the encoded protein is MRTTLNIDDALLRRAAALTGVDEKTSLVRLGLEALVAKESARRLANLAGTEKRLLPIPRRRSTRPA